TCCACAGTCTTCCAGACATAAACAGCAAAATCCTGGGCCTCGGCCGTGCGCCGACGGTCATTAAGCGGGTGCGAAGGGCAAAACGGCCCATGGGCTTCAGGCCTGGACCCATCGCAGCCTGGGCTTCCCGTTCCCTGCGGGTCTCCGAAATGGCCCGGCAGACGGAGTCCGGAAGTCTGCGGGAGAGGCGCTGCGGACGCCGGGAACGACTCTTCAGGCCCTCCCCCTCTTCCTGGCGGAAGCGTTGCCGCCCTTTTCGGACCCACCGTTCCGAGCAGTCCAGTCTTTGGGCCACTTCGGTAACCGTATATCCGGCACGCCAGATATGAACAGAAGTTACGCAGTTCGCTTCCCCGGGGGGGCTTTGGGGGGACCATTCCTCCTCGTCCGACCAGCTCCCAGCTGCGCAACTCCTAAGATAGTATAACGAGAGCACCAGTCGAACCTGTAGGGAGAGCGACACGGGGTGCCGCCAGGGCATTGGGCATCCAGAATACCCGAGAGTAAAGCATGGGCCACCGCAAAATAATCACACACGCTTGTGCTCATCCATCGCAATTCTCATCGCACTCCCCTTATGGTTTGTCTTCTGTTCCGCTCAACAGCACTGAGCTCAGCTGTCCTGCGGAGCAAGCAAAGCGGGCAGAACCCAGTCGGCTGAAGTGAGATACTAGGCCGTGCACACCCTTTTCCGATGTGACAGATTTTCACCGCCGAACATCATCACAAGGACAATGGCTACAAGACAATACAAAATCGCCAGAACCGCAATAGACGTGCCGCTTATTATGACTCCTGAGGTGTTTAGAGCAATGTGAAACAACGTTACCAGCAGAAGACTGCCCTTGGTGCTATTGTACAGCCAGGTATAAACAAAAGATCCCGCGACCACGCTGACAAACCAAGGTAGGAATGGATACCCCGACATCGGATTACCAACCCAAAAGAAAAGTGGCAAATGCCAAAATCCCTGCAAAACACCAACTATGAGCGTAGCAACCAGAGCAGTATATCGCTTCTGCAAGTGTGGTAGCGCAAAGCCGCGCCAACCAACTTCTTCCCATGGGTTGGAGAGCAAAGACATCACGAAGGCGGAGATGGCGAGAGGGAACAGGTCTCCTTGAGGCTCTGGCTGCGTTGCAGAAAAGCCCAGAGATTTCATTATGTGCTGTCCCACAACGAGAAGAATAATAGGGCCTAACGCTGCGACAAGATACCATACCAGACCAACCCGCCATTGGATAAGTGCCTTAAGTAAGTTCCTAACCTGCCCCCTACCATACGCTATCTGTATCACAATAGCGGCTGCCAGGGCTGGACCAACAGCAGGAAGGATGAGAAGAAACTGGAAAGCGGGATGCCCAAACGGGGCAATACCGCGTGATCCCATCACCACTGGTATCCACCCAAGCCATGAGACGCTGAAGGCCAGAATGTAAAACCAAACAATGGGATATCGGATCATTCTCGCGCCTGACCTTTCCTGCGATGAGGGTGCTGATATCGACTCGCGCTTGAGCGGTGGTTAGCCGAGCACAACGAAGCCAAGCCGTTAGGTGAAAACGCATCCAGGTAACCACTGACTTCCTAAGGGCCTTGGGGGCACGGACCATGCGTAATGGAGGCGTCCCAAGCTTAGCCGTATCGTAATCCAAGAAGCATCGCCCTGTCAATCCTCGTGCCGCCAGAGCACTGGCCCAGCCCTTCCGTGCCAAAGCTCATGAACCGCAGGCGGCAAGCCCGGCGTCGAAAAGAAAGAGTTCGGGCGGGCAGGCGGCTTCG
This Anaerolineae bacterium DNA region includes the following protein-coding sequences:
- a CDS encoding CPBP family intramembrane metalloprotease, with protein sequence MIRYPIVWFYILAFSVSWLGWIPVVMGSRGIAPFGHPAFQFLLILPAVGPALAAAIVIQIAYGRGQVRNLLKALIQWRVGLVWYLVAALGPIILLVVGQHIMKSLGFSATQPEPQGDLFPLAISAFVMSLLSNPWEEVGWRGFALPHLQKRYTALVATLIVGVLQGFWHLPLFFWVGNPMSGYPFLPWFVSVVAGSFVYTWLYNSTKGSLLLVTLFHIALNTSGVIISGTSIAVLAILYCLVAIVLVMMFGGENLSHRKRVCTA